The sequence CGATGGTCTCGAGGCCCTCCTGGCCGAGCTCCTGGAGCATGATCCGGCAGGTGTGCTGGGCGCGGACCAGCGCCGAGGTGACGGCGACGTCGAACGCGTAGCCGCGCTCCTTGAGCCGCCGCCCGCCGATCTGCGCTTCCTCGATCCCGAGCTCGGTGAGGTCGGGGTCCTTCCAGCCGGTGAAGAGGTTCTTCTTGTTCCAGTCGCTCTGCCCGTGGCGGGCGAGCACGAGGAGGCGCTCCATGGGGCGGTGATCCTTTCTCGCGGTCGGGGGAAATCGGGTCAGGGGGTGAGGCCGAGGACGTCGGCCATGGAATGGAAGCCGGGCGGCCGGCCGCGGGCCCAGAGCGCCGCCTTCACCGCACCGGCGGCGAAGAGCGAGCGGTCCTCCGCCACGTGGCGCAGCTCGATGCGCTCGCCGGCGCCGGCGAAGATCACCGTGTGCTCGCCGACGACGGAGCCGCCGCGCAGCGTGGCGAAGCCGATGTCGCCGGGCTTTCGCGGCCCGGTATGGCCGTCGCGGGCGCGCACAGCGCGCTCCGCGAGGTCGATGCCGCGGCCCTGCGCGGCGGCCTCGCCGAGGAGGAGGGCGGTGCCCGACGGGGCGTCGACCTTGTGACGATGGTGCATCTCGACGATCTCGACGTCGAACTCGGGCCCGAGCGTGCGCGACACCTGCCGGGCGAGGCCCGCGAGCAGGTTCACGCCGAGCGACATGTTGCCGGACTGCACGATGCAGCATCGCTCCGCCGCCGTGCGCAGGACGGCGAGATCCTCCGCCGAGAGGCCGGTCGTGCCGACGATCTGCGCGACGCCGCGCTCGGCGCAGAGCGCCGCCAGCGCCTTCGTCGCCTCCGGCGCGGTGAAATCGATCACCGCCTCGGCGGCGTCGATGGCCAAGCGCGGATCGTCGACGATCGCGACGCCGAGCGCCGGCAGGCCGGCGAGCACGCCGGCGTCCTGGCCGATCGCGTCCGACCCCGGACGTTCGGAGGCGCCCGCGAGCGCGCAGCCATCGGTTTCGACGATCGTCTTGACCAGCATCCGGCCCATCCGGCCGGCGGCGCCTACCACGGCGAGACGCATGTCGCTCATCGCACCTCTCCTTCGATGGCCGCGGGTATAGGACGTGCGCGCGCGAAGGGGAAGCCTCGCGGCGGGGGGCCGCTTCAGAGCACCTTGGCCATGGCGCAGCGGCGGGCGGGATCGTGGCCGCGCGCCTCCTGCTTCGCCAGCATCTGGGCGAGGCCCGGCGGCAGGCCCTCGCGCTGGAGCTCGACGAAGCCGAGCCTGGCGTAGAACGGCTTGTTCCAGGGCACGTAGCGGTCGGTGGTGAGGGTCACGGCGGGGATGTAGGCCCAGCGGCCGAAATCGACCGCCGCCGCCATCAGGGCCGCGCCGAGCCCGCGGCGCTGGTGCTCCGCCGCCACCGAGAGCTCGTGCACGTAGAGAAAGCCGTCGAGCTCGCCGGCGGCGAGGAAGCCCACCGGCGCATCGTCCCGGTCGGCCGCGACCCAGAGCGTGCCGGAGACGCGGCACAGGTCGAGCGCCCCCGGCGGAGTCGTGCTCCAGTCCCCGCGGTAGCCGATGTCGATGCTCCGGAACAGCGTGCTGGCCGAGGCCTCGACCGCCGGCAGCAGCGGCACGTCCGCCTCGCGCGCGGGGCGGACGGCGTAGCCGGGTGCGGGGTCGACCTTCACCGGTCAGCTCTCTCCGGGCTGCGGCCCGTCGTAGCCCTCGACGACGATGAGATCGACGTCGGCCCCGCCCTTCTGCTCGGCGCGCGCCGCCTGGTACTCGGCCGAGTTCCAGCAGTCCAGCGCGTCCCGGTAGGAGGGGAACTCGAT comes from Salinarimonas sp. and encodes:
- the dapB gene encoding 4-hydroxy-tetrahydrodipicolinate reductase produces the protein MRLAVVGAAGRMGRMLVKTIVETDGCALAGASERPGSDAIGQDAGVLAGLPALGVAIVDDPRLAIDAAEAVIDFTAPEATKALAALCAERGVAQIVGTTGLSAEDLAVLRTAAERCCIVQSGNMSLGVNLLAGLARQVSRTLGPEFDVEIVEMHHRHKVDAPSGTALLLGEAAAQGRGIDLAERAVRARDGHTGPRKPGDIGFATLRGGSVVGEHTVIFAGAGERIELRHVAEDRSLFAAGAVKAALWARGRPPGFHSMADVLGLTP
- a CDS encoding GNAT family N-acetyltransferase, whose product is MKVDPAPGYAVRPAREADVPLLPAVEASASTLFRSIDIGYRGDWSTTPPGALDLCRVSGTLWVAADRDDAPVGFLAAGELDGFLYVHELSVAAEHQRRGLGAALMAAAVDFGRWAYIPAVTLTTDRYVPWNKPFYARLGFVELQREGLPPGLAQMLAKQEARGHDPARRCAMAKVL